One Ranitomeya variabilis isolate aRanVar5 chromosome 5, aRanVar5.hap1, whole genome shotgun sequence DNA window includes the following coding sequences:
- the REP15 gene encoding rab15 effector protein, translating to MGQTPSGPVIVPPLEKADIVCEVFSQGVVHASHKLRHYLGFQDPHGTLRPTTETLTDIFLVDFITFCVEKSVEERIRTSKMTAQQAALFGVDWIWTLLGPDRSVRLQIAVQALQMSDFTDDGRGDPDTVHLGALKEIQLTDSYKERSRYEKLEEFCRLVGPDCLGLFMVFGSAEKPKDIRGILLESVSKEKKNGAPGERALQQYILDTDTFLPTRDLLDACMSRRNGQRNIGKVYINFL from the coding sequence ATGGGGCAGACGCCCTCCGGCCCCGTGATCGTCCCACCACTGGAGAAGGCGGACATTGTGTGCGAGGTCTTCAGCCAGGGAGTGGTGCACGCCTCGCACAAGCTCCGCCACTACCTGGGATTCCAGGACCCTCACGGGACGCTGCGTCCGACCACGGAGACCCTGACGGACATCTTCCTGGTGGACTTCATCACCTTCTGCGTGGAGAAGAGTGTGGAGGAGCGGATCCGCACCAGCAAGATGACCGCGCAGCAGGCCGCGCTCTTCGGGGTGGACTGGATCTGGACACTGCTGGGTCCCGACCGGTCGGTGCGGCTCCAGATCGCCGTCCAGGCGCTGCAGATGTCTGACTTCACCGACGATGGCCGAGGGGACCCCGACACCGTCCACCTGGGGGCCCTGAAGGAGATCCAACTCACCGACTCCTACAAGGAGCGCAGCCGCTACGAGAAGCTGGAGGAGTTCTGCCGACTGGTCGGCCCAGACTGCCTGGGGCTCTTCATGGTGTTCGGATCAGCCGAGAAACCTAAGGACATTCGCGGGATCTTACTGGAGAGCGTCAGCAAGGAGAAGAAGAATGGCGCCCCCGGAGAGCGCGCCCTGCAGCAGTACATCCTGGACACCGACACCTTCCTGCCCACCCGGGACCTGCTGGATGCCTGTATGTCCAGGAGGAACGGCCAGAGGAACATCGGCAAAGTCTACATCAACTTCCTATAG
- the CYB5R3 gene encoding NADH-cytochrome b5 reductase 3, protein MGAHISTLGRVVTYPFYIVFAIFRRLFGKPPPAITLESADVKYPLRLIDKEVISHDTRRFRFALPSPEHVLGLPIGQHIYLSARVDGNLVVRPYTPVSSDDEKGYVDLVVKIYFKGIHPKFPEGGKMSQYLEALKIGETIDFRGPSGLLTYSGRGTFQIRPEKKAAAVTKKVQQLGMIAGGTGITPMLQLIRAVMKDKDDRTVCYLLFANQAEKDILLRDELEEIRTVHPGRFKLWYTLDRAPESWDYSQGFVNEDMIRSFMPPPGDDVLVLMCGPPPMIQYAINPSLDKLNYPQDRRFAY, encoded by the exons ATGGGGGCGCACATCAGCACG TTGGGTCGGGTCGTTACTTATCCTTTCTACATCGTCTTTGCGATCTTCAGGAGACTTTTCGGGAAGCCGCCTCCGGCCATCACCTTGGAGAGCGCGGATGTGAAATACCCGCTGCGGCTCATCGATAAGGAG GTCATCAGCCATGACACCCGCCGCTTCCGCTTTGCGCTGCCGTCTCCTGAACACGTCCTGGGTCTCCCCATCG GGCAGCACATCTACCTGTCGGCCCGGGTGGACGGGAACCTGGTTGTCCGCCCCTACACTCCGGTGTCCAGCGACGATGAGAAGGGCTACGTGGACCTGGTGGTGAAG attTATTTTAAAGGCATACACCCCAAATTTCCAGAGGGCGGCAAAATGTCTCAGTATCTAGAAGCGCTGAAGATCGGGGAGACCATCGACTTCAGGGGGCCCAGCGGGCTGCTGACCTACAGCGGGAGGG GAACGTTCCAGATCCGTCCTGAGAAGAAAGCTGCGGCCGTCACCAAGAAGGTTCAGCAGCTGGGAATGATCGCCGGGGGCACAG GGATCACCCCCATGCTGCAGCTCATCCGCGCCGTCATGAAGGACAAAGATGACCGCACTGTCTGCTACCTGCTGTTTGCTAATCAG GCGGAGAAGGACATCCTGCTGCGGGACGAGCTGGAGGAGATCCGGACCGTCCACCCGGGCAGATTCAAGCTGTGGTACACGTTGGATCGGGCCCCTGAAA GTTGGGATTACAGCCAGGGCTTCGTCAATGAGGACATGATCCGCTCCTTTATGCCCCCGCCCGGGGACGACGTGCTGGTCCTGATGTGCGGACCACCCCCCATGATCCAGTACGCCATCAACCCCAGCCTGGACAAGCTGAACTACCCCCAGGACCGCAGATTTGCCTACTAG